The Besnoitia besnoiti strain Bb-Ger1 chromosome IV, whole genome shotgun sequence genome contains a region encoding:
- a CDS encoding chloride transporter, chloride channel (ClC) family protein (encoded by transcript BESB_055890), with the protein MRSEERALAGGSFSLGCASSPPPGAAASAHPSCARGVSAAALSSSSASSSTLPPSVPSAGSAACAQSSSSADFSTRHPSATSACSSAVAAAASLCSSAPFSSLSSSSSSSGPFSSLSSSSSSSALFSSLSSSSSSSAPFSSLSSSASFSAPFSSLSSSASFSAPFSSLSSSSSSSSSSVTCSSSSSSSSSSATCSPSSSSSASSATCSPSSSSSASSATCSPSPPPSSATVFSAASYPLSSSAPSSSSALSSCSSSSSSSYSSSFSSSSSCSSFSSSSSHSASSSSSSVSGSASRSLPSLPPHPCPALAAGSSSSSSQKLSSSFSSALAPSSLPEAAPKGAPGSERRYIFLKRKEESCERRYRTEGGEKHVGTLRLQADSLSSSLYRLPQAPSTLQPLQLVQAHGSLPSVSGALSAPLSSASSSCTMSSSSVSYSCSTPSFWLPRAPSPFTSPIASSSRTASWLPACAPLSGSIPSSASFSSSSLYPREGLGLADKLALPSSFKKETPRNSAYLSSSLPSAFASYAAVAPQATEVASSRWIQPPYRYPPLASSEVPSAPLSPSFPRFQSLAPFDFGVESSSAARRVLCKRLALPLCRGAIPHLVILRIKRVLWCFLLLRSLLLLLVSGLLASLLLSFFFHLSLRRSLLSVRTLRRRESQPRRTTFLRFLQLACIRRPRLRLPVRCVSPRLQARSLLRLEKRTTEEERRATARAAPSTLTPIGKNEDGEDELTSLYAWSPPSCPFAESPLEAAEGARTETLSASPLACVPASSPSCPCTASSPAASSVAVYAFFLFPASTPLSLGALSRVLDRGRVAESEEVTAAFPVTRLRRTPNVERLLSPL; encoded by the exons ATGCGGAGCGAAGAACGcgctctcgcaggcggctccttttctcttggctgtgcttcttctccgccgccagggGCAGCTGCATCCGCGCATCCTTCTTGTGCTCGCGGTGTttcggctgctgcgctctcttcttcgtctgcttcgtcttccacTCTCCCTCCTTCGGTCCCCTCGGCCGgctccgctgcatgcgcgcaatcgtcttcgtctgcggacTTCTCTACTCGGCACCCGTCCGCAACCTCCGCCTGctcttccgccgtcgctgcggccgcctccctTTGCTCGTCTGCTCCTTTCTCGTCTTtgtcctcttcatcttcttcctctggtcctttctcgtctttgtcctcttcatcttcttcctctgctcttttctcgtctttgtcctcttcatcttcttcctctgctcctttctcgtctttgtcctcttcagcttctttctctgctcctttctcgtctttgtcctcttcagcttctttctctgctcctttctcgtctctgtcctcttcatcttcttcatcttcttcctctgttacttgctcctcttcttcctcttcatcttcttcctctgctacttgttcgccttcttcctcttcatctgcttcctctgctacttgttcgccttcttcctcttcatctgcttcctctgctacttgttcgccttctccacctccttcctctgctacggttttttctgctgcatCTTATCCATTGTCTTCCTCTGctccttcttcatcttctgcATTGTCTTCATGttcatcttcctcctcctcttcttattcctcctctttttcctcctcgtcttcctgctcttctttctcttcatcttcctcaCATTCTGCCTCTTCATCATCGTCATCTGTGTCTGGCTCTGCTTCTCGTTCCTTGCCCTCTTTGCCTCCGCACCCATGCCCTGCGCTTGCTGCtggctcttcgtcttcttcttctcaaAAGCTCTCatcttctttctcgtcggccttggcgccttcttctctccctgaGGCGGCGCCAAAAGGCGCCCCGGGCAGTGAGCGACGTTACATATTTCTGAAGCGAAAAGAGGAGAGTTGCGAGAGGCGGTATCGAacagaaggaggcgagaagcACGTGGGAAcgcttcgtctgcaggccgactccctttcttcctcgctaTATCGCCTTCCACAGGCGCCCTCGACGcttcagccgctgcagctcgtccAGGCGCATGGATCTCTCCCGTCGGTCTCCGGGGCGCTTtcagcgcctctctcttctgcgtcttcctcctgcaCAATGTCATCTTCTTCCGTTTCTTACTCGTGTTCAACTCCCTCTTTTTGGCTGCCtcgtgcgccttcgccttttACGTCGCCGATCGCTTCATCCTCTCGCACGGCTTCGTGGTTGCCGGCATGCGCGCCTCTTTCGGGTTCGAttccttcctccgcctcgttttcgtcttcttcgctctaTCCACGCGAGGGACTCGGGCTTGCGGACAAGCTCGCGTTACCCTCGTCTTTCAAgaaagagacgccgcgaaacTCCGCCtatctctcttcttctctcccttcaGCATTCGCTTCAtacgctgccgtcgctccgCAGGCCACCGAGGTCGCCTCGTCTCGCTGGATCCAGCCTCCTTATCGCTAccctccgctcgcctcttctgaagtgccctccgcgccgctgtctccttcgtttCCTCGCTTTCAGTCGCTGGCGCCGTTTGACTTTGGCGTCGAATCTTCTTCAGCCGCCCGCCG CGTCCTCTGCAAACGTCTCGCACTTCCTCTGTGCCGCGGCGCGATTCCTCATCTCGTTATTCTTCGAATCAAGCGCGTTCTGTggtgctttcttcttcttcgcagtctgcttcttctgctcgtCTCTGGCCTTCTCGCAAGCCTCctcctttccttcttctttcaCCTTTCCCTTCGCCGTTCTCTGCTCTCCGTCAggactctgcggcgccgcgagtctcAGCCTCGCCGCACCACTTTCCTCCGTTTCCTTCAACTTGCCTGCATTCGGCGgccccgtctccgccttcctgtgcgctgcgtctcgcctcgtctccaGGCCCGTTCGCTTCTGAGGCtcgagaagaggacgacagaagaagagagacgcgcgacggcgcgcgcagcgccctcgaCGCTCACTCCAATTGGCAAAAacgaggacggagaagaTGAACTGACGTCCCTCTACGCATGGTCACCCCCATCGTGCCCTTTCGCAGAGTCGCctctcgaggctgcagagggcgcgcggaCAGAAaccctct